A single region of the Ignavibacteriales bacterium genome encodes:
- a CDS encoding transcriptional repressor, translated as MRNEKAADIFRTFLKTGKSRITPERFEVLDAALEHKGHFGADDLFIQLKNLKSKVSRATVYNTLELLAQCDLLSKRNFGDNLNRYESNYKRQTHDHLICVDCGKIVEFSDVRLGKIPQEVSDKLGFEMDSYSFNIFARCKNKKDCKVGK; from the coding sequence GTGAGAAACGAAAAAGCAGCTGATATCTTCAGGACCTTTCTAAAAACAGGTAAAAGCCGCATCACACCTGAAAGATTTGAAGTGCTGGATGCAGCTCTTGAACACAAAGGCCATTTTGGTGCTGATGATCTTTTCATCCAATTGAAGAATTTAAAATCTAAAGTTTCCCGAGCTACAGTTTATAATACATTAGAACTATTAGCGCAGTGCGATTTATTAAGCAAAAGGAATTTTGGGGATAATCTTAACAGGTACGAAAGTAATTATAAACGCCAAACTCACGATCATCTTATTTGTGTGGATTGCGGTAAAATTGTTGAATTTTCTGATGTTCGATTGGGTAAGATTCCACAGGAAGTAAGTGATAAGTTAGGATTTGAAATGGACAGTTACTCTTTTAATATTTTTGCTCGTTGCAAAAATAAAAAAGACTGTAAGGTTGGGAAATAG
- the feoB gene encoding ferrous iron transport protein B translates to MNTASLEKLHLITLVGPPNSGKTTLFNCLSGKNYKTVNYPGSTVEYSTCKIQSKFGINADVLDSPGIISLNPNSPDEEISINSLYNHPEFGSPHLLIATADASQISRHLLLSKQLIKSGFNVIVALTMNDILAKKGYEIDADKLAEELGCGVIKVDGRSGKGIDKLLSCLKPKLNSNESIERKIAHKVFENNSKEDLLNLYKDIERIEQSVIVPIKEVKEPNLKLANEKLKILNPTLKYGSNRPDERTLKIDKYLLSRRWGLIFFFLIMAFTFTSIFWIADPFMNYVDDFFGLLSSSATGLLGNTWYSDLIADGIISGTGSVLVFLPQILILFLILGLLEDTGYLARGAMLIDKPLSKIGLNGKSFVPMLSGFACAIPAMLAARTISNRKERLLTIFIIPLMSCSARLPVYALLIAYLTPKDKVWLAGIALAVIYISSILGSLVIAAFINKFNNRIIKATDSSSFILELPAYRIPKIKNVIRNSFENARQYIFRAGPIILVLSIAIWYLTYFPNHSPQINTEGLTQEQAVQMIKAERLSTSYAADLGKFIQPVMRPLGMDWRIGVSLIAAFAAREVFVSSLAMIFKVTDDDNLQSSILHAMKTAVNEDTGKPLFTVSTIVGLIVFFIFAMQCLSTVAVSKKETGGWRIPVLQIIIFTTTAYVFSLITVHVLRLAGFN, encoded by the coding sequence ATGAACACTGCTTCCTTAGAGAAGTTACATCTTATAACATTAGTAGGCCCACCAAACTCCGGTAAAACAACTTTATTTAACTGTTTGAGTGGAAAAAATTATAAGACTGTAAATTATCCAGGCTCAACTGTTGAATACTCCACTTGTAAAATCCAAAGTAAATTTGGAATAAATGCTGATGTCTTGGATTCACCTGGAATAATAAGTTTAAATCCAAACTCCCCGGATGAAGAAATTTCTATAAACTCGTTATATAATCATCCTGAATTTGGATCACCACATTTATTGATTGCAACAGCGGACGCCAGCCAGATATCACGCCATTTATTATTATCAAAACAATTAATTAAATCCGGTTTTAATGTGATAGTTGCATTAACCATGAATGACATCCTCGCAAAAAAAGGATATGAAATTGATGCTGATAAATTAGCTGAAGAGCTAGGCTGTGGTGTAATTAAAGTTGATGGTAGGAGCGGAAAAGGGATAGATAAGTTACTTAGTTGTTTAAAACCTAAACTAAACAGTAATGAATCGATTGAAAGAAAAATAGCACATAAAGTTTTTGAAAATAATAGTAAAGAAGATCTCCTAAATCTTTATAAAGATATTGAAAGGATAGAACAAAGTGTAATCGTTCCAATTAAGGAAGTAAAAGAGCCAAATCTTAAACTAGCAAATGAAAAATTAAAAATATTAAATCCAACATTAAAATATGGAAGTAACAGACCCGATGAACGTACATTAAAAATTGATAAGTATTTATTAAGCAGACGCTGGGGTTTAATTTTCTTTTTTTTAATAATGGCGTTTACATTTACTTCAATTTTCTGGATTGCTGACCCGTTTATGAACTATGTTGATGACTTTTTTGGGCTACTTTCATCATCTGCCACCGGTTTATTAGGGAACACTTGGTACAGCGATTTGATTGCTGATGGAATCATTAGTGGAACTGGTTCAGTGTTAGTTTTTCTTCCTCAGATTTTAATTCTGTTTCTTATTCTTGGATTACTTGAAGACACCGGATATTTAGCACGTGGTGCAATGTTGATAGACAAACCCCTATCCAAAATTGGGTTAAACGGCAAATCATTTGTTCCAATGCTATCCGGGTTTGCATGTGCTATACCAGCAATGCTCGCCGCCCGAACTATATCAAACAGGAAAGAACGTTTACTAACTATTTTTATTATCCCATTGATGAGTTGCAGTGCAAGATTACCTGTTTATGCCCTACTAATAGCTTATCTAACTCCTAAGGACAAAGTATGGCTTGCAGGTATTGCATTAGCTGTAATTTACATCTCAAGTATTTTAGGATCATTAGTAATAGCGGCTTTTATTAATAAATTTAATAATAGAATTATAAAAGCAACTGATAGTTCATCATTTATACTTGAATTGCCAGCTTACAGAATTCCGAAAATAAAAAACGTAATCAGAAATTCTTTTGAAAATGCAAGGCAATATATTTTTAGAGCAGGACCAATAATATTAGTTCTATCTATCGCTATCTGGTACTTAACATATTTTCCAAATCATAGTCCGCAAATTAATACTGAAGGGTTAACACAAGAACAAGCTGTGCAAATGATAAAAGCTGAAAGACTTTCAACATCATATGCCGCAGATCTTGGTAAATTTATTCAACCGGTAATGAGACCGTTAGGAATGGATTGGCGAATTGGTGTTTCATTAATTGCTGCATTCGCTGCTAGAGAAGTATTTGTGAGTTCACTTGCAATGATATTTAAAGTTACTGATGATGATAACCTGCAATCCTCTATTTTGCATGCGATGAAGACAGCTGTTAATGAAGATACGGGTAAACCTTTGTTTACTGTATCAACAATAGTAGGATTAATTGTTTTTTTTATTTTTGCGATGCAATGTTTATCCACTGTTGCAGTTTCTAAAAAAGAAACCGGTGGATGGAGAATTCCGGTTTTACAAATAATAATTTTTACAACAACTGCATACGTATTTTCATTAATAACCGTCCATGTTTTGCGACTAGCAGGATTTAATTAA
- a CDS encoding ferrous iron transport protein A, translated as MKTASELNFGERAIISDVDNSHPSFRRILEIGFTPGQEIELVNSSAFNDPLAFALRGTLIAIRKHEADCIILS; from the coding sequence ATGAAAACAGCTTCAGAATTAAATTTTGGTGAAAGAGCAATAATAAGTGATGTTGATAATTCACATCCATCCTTCAGAAGAATTTTAGAGATTGGATTTACACCAGGACAAGAAATTGAGCTTGTAAATTCATCAGCATTTAATGACCCGTTAGCTTTTGCATTAAGAGGTACTTTGATCGCAATCAGAAAACACGAAGCTGACTGTATAATATTGTCATGA
- a CDS encoding SDR family oxidoreductase translates to MATAVITGGSGFLGSHLCDRLLHEGMSVICIDNLLTGSIDNIQHLFANPKFKFIHHDVTNFIHVTGKVDYILHFASPASPIDYHQLPIQTLKVGSIGTHNALGLAKEKGARFLLASTSEVYGDPLMHPQKENYWGNVNPIGPRGVYDEAKRFAEALTMAYQRYHSLSTRIVRIFNTYGPSMRLKDGRAIPAFFLQALNNQPITIFGDGSQTRSFIYIDDQVDGIFKLLFSDEKEPVNIGNPEEITVKQMAEEIIQLTGSKSKIIYEPLPIDDPRVRQPDISKAKRVLGWEPKVHRLEGLKNTMDYFIEKLKII, encoded by the coding sequence TTGGCTACAGCAGTTATTACCGGTGGTTCAGGATTTTTAGGATCTCATCTTTGTGATAGGTTATTACACGAAGGCATGAGTGTAATTTGTATTGATAATTTATTAACGGGTAGCATAGATAATATTCAGCATCTTTTCGCAAATCCTAAATTTAAATTTATACATCACGATGTAACAAACTTTATTCATGTTACCGGCAAAGTTGATTACATATTGCACTTTGCCTCACCTGCAAGCCCTATTGATTATCATCAACTGCCAATTCAAACCTTAAAAGTTGGGTCGATAGGAACTCACAATGCATTAGGGTTAGCGAAAGAAAAAGGTGCTCGGTTTTTACTCGCATCAACATCTGAGGTTTACGGTGATCCTTTAATGCATCCTCAAAAAGAAAATTACTGGGGAAATGTTAACCCAATTGGGCCACGGGGAGTATATGATGAAGCCAAGCGATTTGCGGAAGCACTTACTATGGCATATCAAAGATATCATAGCTTAAGCACACGAATTGTTAGAATCTTTAATACATACGGTCCAAGTATGCGATTAAAAGATGGACGAGCTATCCCAGCTTTTTTTTTACAAGCATTAAACAATCAGCCAATTACTATTTTTGGAGATGGAAGTCAAACACGCAGTTTTATTTATATCGACGATCAGGTTGATGGAATATTTAAGTTATTGTTCTCAGATGAAAAGGAACCTGTCAACATTGGAAATCCGGAAGAAATAACAGTTAAACAAATGGCCGAGGAAATAATTCAGTTAACAGGATCAAAAAGCAAAATAATTTATGAACCTCTTCCAATAGATGATCCTCGAGTTAGACAACCGGATATTTCAAAAGCTAAAAGAGTTCTCGGTTGGGAACCAAAAGTTCATCGCTTGGAAGGCTTAAAAAATACAATGGATTATTTTATTGAAAAACTGAAAATAATTTAA